The following are encoded in a window of bacterium genomic DNA:
- a CDS encoding glycosyltransferase, with protein sequence MSDVVVIQWARLGDLLQTRVLLRRLMRKNATARRVLCADARYADLVRTFPEKFEFWPVDLRKWTAFARHPSSHDDLLRTLIAARRDSSGLSRPDVYVLTRSLTAVLFAERLSPRAIHGYQRRGADLVVPPAIGKIETALASGQPLPVHLADVWANLGESEANSSWLPALRIPRAANNCAAMRVGILCDSAEVYRDIPTAWLASLAKALVRIPAHVTLFGVSRGDEKNELTALSRHNPQQVDDLRGKTSLNDLLIHIAEQDTVIGADTGGLHLAAALGIFTVGLYFGGAHASHTGPYAANAVVVQNPSWDETPLRDIARLLENYGQRSASANIPVSSSVARAQLDAYGVVYSFDKSMRHVESSNSLCRREFFERFQAATETESCDGIVQQATVATVSVIIPECGVQHYTEELLGDLSRELQGIQAEILLVCSGESAARAVPKCDIPLACVRSADRCSYSVACNEGANRANYRYLFFLNNDTRIPDGKLRALLTDLRAGEVVSPVLHNADGTVQNCGVRFERGRIVELDHSAATSGAGESEVDAVSGVAMLVERDVFGKLGGFDERFANGYEDLDFCLRAAAIGVKCRVSRTAEIIHYRGSTPGRYDREDASRALFMKKWPHLAQCFGHKTVKSDGYEPVPLLIVSDLSAVSAGSVTRWVWPLEELGLIRGKDFEWIRTDQAQASQGAFGRALEAAATVIVFRPLSNVRVQSQIEETHAQTGFSLAVDFDDLVLGRFRAGSPRDMARREWEKRFRSLLARTDAISVSTESLAEQMRVAGFDTTCLPTRPWIMQQRHNRRSEREQNGVHVGFFGTPSHHVDLGSILPALERTLEALPSVRFYWWGCRPGDLMHHPQVRQGGPFIEEYTLHLRRLHHFGLDLAVVPLTDSPAARVKTAIKYYEYSLAGIPAVYSNTLPYSKIVRDGDTGLLASEATPDWIAKMSALIQDGDLRTQIATAAEKDVCSRMKDSLPREAFKILLVTLGISIRDANACRNDQVVRCPA encoded by the coding sequence ATGTCTGATGTCGTCGTAATCCAGTGGGCGCGTCTCGGCGATCTGCTGCAGACGCGAGTCCTCTTGCGACGACTCATGAGGAAAAATGCGACGGCACGGCGAGTTCTCTGCGCCGATGCCCGGTACGCCGATCTTGTCCGAACCTTTCCCGAGAAATTCGAGTTCTGGCCGGTTGATCTGAGAAAGTGGACCGCATTCGCCCGTCATCCGTCGTCCCATGACGATCTGTTGCGGACGCTCATCGCCGCGCGACGCGATAGCTCAGGGTTGAGCCGTCCGGATGTCTATGTCTTGACCCGTTCCCTGACGGCGGTTCTGTTTGCTGAGCGCCTGAGTCCACGGGCAATTCACGGATATCAGCGACGTGGCGCAGATTTGGTTGTTCCGCCTGCTATCGGAAAAATCGAAACCGCACTGGCAAGCGGGCAGCCCTTGCCGGTGCACCTCGCAGACGTGTGGGCGAACTTGGGAGAAAGTGAAGCGAATTCTTCGTGGCTGCCTGCACTCCGAATCCCTCGGGCGGCAAACAACTGCGCGGCAATGCGCGTCGGAATACTCTGTGACTCGGCCGAAGTGTATCGGGATATTCCGACCGCTTGGTTGGCGAGTCTCGCCAAAGCTCTAGTAAGGATTCCGGCTCATGTAACACTGTTCGGGGTTTCGCGAGGCGACGAGAAGAATGAGCTGACCGCCTTATCGAGGCATAACCCGCAGCAAGTGGATGATCTGCGCGGGAAAACATCGCTCAACGACTTGCTGATTCATATTGCCGAACAGGATACGGTGATTGGAGCCGATACCGGCGGTCTTCATCTCGCTGCAGCTCTGGGGATATTCACGGTCGGTTTGTACTTCGGGGGCGCGCACGCATCGCATACCGGACCGTACGCGGCCAACGCCGTAGTTGTGCAGAATCCGTCTTGGGACGAAACGCCACTCCGCGACATCGCCAGGTTGCTTGAAAATTACGGGCAACGGAGCGCGAGCGCAAACATCCCGGTGTCCTCTTCTGTGGCGCGTGCGCAACTGGATGCGTATGGAGTGGTTTACTCGTTCGACAAGTCCATGCGGCACGTGGAATCGTCGAATAGTCTTTGTCGCCGCGAGTTCTTCGAACGTTTTCAAGCGGCCACGGAAACGGAATCTTGCGACGGTATCGTTCAGCAAGCGACGGTAGCGACCGTGTCGGTGATCATTCCCGAGTGCGGTGTTCAGCACTATACTGAGGAATTGCTTGGGGATTTGTCGAGAGAATTGCAGGGCATTCAAGCGGAGATTCTGCTCGTATGTAGCGGAGAATCCGCAGCCCGGGCGGTTCCGAAATGCGATATCCCGCTTGCCTGCGTGCGAAGCGCCGACAGGTGCTCTTATTCCGTCGCCTGCAATGAAGGCGCAAATCGCGCGAACTATCGCTATTTGTTCTTTCTCAATAACGACACGCGCATTCCGGACGGGAAGCTTCGCGCCCTGCTGACCGACTTGCGCGCGGGAGAAGTGGTCTCCCCCGTGCTGCACAATGCGGACGGAACAGTGCAGAATTGTGGTGTGCGATTCGAGCGCGGTCGCATCGTTGAACTCGATCACAGTGCCGCAACTTCGGGAGCGGGCGAAAGCGAAGTGGACGCCGTTTCCGGCGTGGCAATGCTCGTCGAGCGAGACGTTTTCGGAAAGCTTGGCGGCTTCGACGAGCGATTTGCGAATGGCTATGAGGATCTCGATTTCTGTCTGCGGGCTGCCGCGATCGGAGTAAAATGCCGAGTCAGCCGGACTGCAGAGATCATTCATTATCGGGGTTCTACGCCGGGGCGATATGATCGGGAAGACGCGAGCCGAGCGCTGTTCATGAAGAAATGGCCGCACCTTGCTCAGTGTTTCGGACATAAGACTGTGAAGTCCGACGGTTACGAGCCGGTGCCGCTGTTGATCGTTTCTGATCTTTCAGCCGTATCCGCCGGCAGCGTGACGCGCTGGGTTTGGCCGCTTGAGGAACTCGGGCTGATTCGGGGGAAAGATTTTGAATGGATCCGAACGGATCAAGCGCAGGCGTCGCAGGGTGCATTCGGGAGAGCTTTGGAGGCGGCAGCAACAGTCATCGTGTTTCGGCCGCTGTCAAACGTGCGTGTTCAATCTCAGATCGAGGAGACACATGCGCAAACCGGCTTTTCGCTGGCGGTGGATTTCGACGATCTGGTTTTAGGAAGATTTCGGGCAGGTTCGCCGCGTGACATGGCGCGAAGGGAATGGGAGAAACGATTCCGATCACTCCTCGCCCGTACCGATGCGATCTCGGTCAGTACGGAGTCGCTGGCGGAGCAAATGAGAGTGGCTGGCTTTGACACAACCTGCCTTCCGACTCGTCCGTGGATTATGCAGCAACGGCACAACAGGCGAAGCGAGCGCGAACAGAACGGTGTACACGTTGGATTTTTCGGAACTCCGTCCCATCATGTGGATCTCGGCTCCATTCTGCCGGCATTGGAACGCACACTTGAGGCGCTTCCTTCCGTGAGATTCTATTGGTGGGGATGCCGCCCCGGCGACCTCATGCATCATCCGCAAGTGAGACAGGGCGGACCGTTCATTGAGGAGTATACCTTGCATTTGAGAAGACTGCATCATTTTGGCTTGGATCTCGCGGTGGTACCCTTGACCGATAGCCCGGCCGCGCGCGTCAAGACGGCGATCAAGTACTATGAGTATTCTCTGGCGGGAATTCCGGCCGTGTATTCGAACACGTTACCCTACTCGAAAATCGTTCGAGATGGTGATACAGGACTGCTTGCGAGTGAAGCAACACCGGATTGGATTGCCAAAATGAGTGCGCTCATTCAGGATGGTGACTTGCGAACGCAGATTGCGACGGCCGCCGAGAAGGATGTGTGCTCGCGCATGAAAGACTCTCTACCGAGGGAGGCATTCAAAATACTGCTCGTGACTCTGGGAATCTCGATTCGAGACGCAAATGCATGCCGAAACGACCAGGTGGTGCGATGTCCGGCTTAA